One Acidobacteriota bacterium genomic window, GTGGTCGAGATGTCGCTGTGGCCGAGCATCGCCTGCACCGCCCGCAGGTCGGCACCGTGCTCGAGTAGATGGGTGGCGAAGCTGTGGCGCAAGACGTGGGGCGAGACTTCCGGCAGGCCGACCCGTCGGGCGTAGCCCTTGAGGACCTTCCAACAGCCCTGGCGAGTGAGCGGATCTCCCAAGCGGTTGACCAGCACCCGGCCATGGCGGCCGCGCGCCAGGGCCGGCCGGCCAACCCGCAGATAGCGACCGAGCCAACCCTCGGCGACCTCGCCGACGGGCACCACGCGCTCCTTCGAGCCCTTGCCGAAGACCACCAGAAAGCCAGCCTCGAGGCGGCCGCGGGGGTCCGGCCGGAGCTGCGCCAGGCCGAGCCCGACCAGCTCGCTCACCCGCAGCCCGGTGGCATAGAGCAGCTCGATCATGGTGCGGTCGCGCAAGCCCAGCGGCGTGTCCGGGTCGGGAGCCGCCAGCAGGCGCTCGATCTCGCCGGCACTGAGCACCTTGGGCAGGCGCTGCA contains:
- a CDS encoding site-specific tyrosine recombinase, coding for MTAADSISGADSSSEAALWRRLVDAWTEGLTVERGLSDHTVAAYRRDLERAGRDLADRGQDLLAASPEALAEHLRGLRRRGLAAPSIRRALSSLRGFFGHLVLVGERHDDPSTHLVAPRLLQRLPKVLSAGEIERLLAAPDPDTPLGLRDRTMIELLYATGLRVSELVGLGLAQLRPDPRGRLEAGFLVVFGKGSKERVVPVGEVAEGWLGRYLRVGRPALARGRHGRVLVNRLGDPLTRQGCWKVLKGYARRVGLPEVSPHVLRHSFATHLLEHGADLRAVQAMLGHSDISTTEIYTHIHQARLKSLYDEFHPRA